From Salvia splendens isolate huo1 chromosome 16, SspV2, whole genome shotgun sequence, a single genomic window includes:
- the LOC121771748 gene encoding ATP-dependent RNA helicase-like protein DB10 has product MAAAAAGISYAPEDPALPKPWKGLVDDKTGYVYYWNPETNITQYEKPVVPGHTSYTPAHKSLSSSVQKSPQGRYNANDNDDRYPRASNGSTKASVPVAYQDVTNRSDYSQIDVEVKASVGYGPLTSNGAEGMVSAEAYRRRHEISVTGDNVPPPFTSFEATGFASEILREVQHAGFSSPTPIQAQSWPIAIKGRDIVAIAKTGSGKTLGYLIPGFIHLKQRRNNPRLGPTVLVLSPTRELATQIQDEAVKFGRSSNISCTCLYGGAPKGPQLRDIDRGVDVVVATPGRLNDILEMRRISLQQVSYLVLDEADRMLDMGFEPQIRKIVAEVPVRRQTLMYTATWPKEVRRIASDLLVSPVQVNIGNVDELVANKAITQHVEVLSPMDKRRRLEQILRSQEPGSKIIIFCSTKKMCDQLAGNLTRQFGAAAIHGDKSQGERDYVLNQFRTGRSPVLVATDVAARGLDIKDIRVVLNYDFPTGVEDYVHRIGRTGRAGATGVAYTFFCEQDAKHASELIKLLEGASQRVPSELRDMASRGGGMGRTRRQWGSGPGGRDGGRGGGRFGSTQSGRDGGRGGWGMPSSQDRAGGRDRHVNGFSNGYDTNGTGSFHQRSFHENTITAPKSRGRSRSRSPRKISGWGEKPRSRSRSMERFPSKSTRPSSYGNKDYK; this is encoded by the exons ATGGCAGCAGCTGCAGCTGGTATAAGCTATGCACCTGAGGACCCTGCGCTCCCAAAACCATGGAAGGGTTTGGTTGATGATAAGACTGGATATGTTTACTATTGGAATCCAGAGACCAATATAACCCAATACGAGAAACCTGTTGTCCCCGGTCACACAAGCTATACCCCAGCTCATAAATCTTTGAGCTCATCGGTTCAAAAGTCGCCCCAGGGACGATATAATGCAAATGATAATGATGACAGATACCCCAGAGCTAGCAATGGATCAACAAAGGCTTCTGTACCAGTAGCTTACCAG GACGTCACAAACAGATCAGATTATTCACAGATTGATGTAGAGGTAAAAGCCTCTGTTGGATATGGTCCTCTTACTTCCAATGGTGCAGAAGGTATGGTGTCCGCTGAAGCCTACCGCCGTCGTCATGAAATTTCTGTGACT GGTGACAATGTACCTCCACCATTCACCTCATTTGAAGCCACTGGATTTGCTTCAGAGATTCTTAGGGAG GTGCAACATGCTGGTTTTTCTTCTCCTACTCCAATTCAGGCACAGTCATGGCCCATTGCTATAAAAGGTCGTGATATAGTAGCGATTGCCAAGACAGGCTCCGGGAAAACCTTGGGCTACCTGATTCCTGGATTTATTCATCTGAAACAAAGGCGTAATAACCCAAGATTAGGTCCAACAGTTTTGGTGTTGTCGCCAACAAGAGAGTTGGCTACTCAGATACAAGATGAAGCTGTCAAGTTTGGAAGGTCATCCAATATATCGTGCACG TGTTTATATGGAGGTGCACCTAAGGGTCCGCAATTGAGAGACATAGACAGAGGTGTTGATGTGGTCGTGGCAACTCCTGGTCGATTGAATGACATTCTGGAGATGAGAAGGATAAGCCTCCAGCAGGTCTCATATTTGGTATTGGATGAAGCAGACAGGATGCTGGACATGGGTTTTGAACCTCAGATAAGAAAGATTGTGGCGGAGGTCCCTGTTCGTAGACAAACTCTGATGTACACGGCAACCTGGCCCAAGGAGGTGCGCAGAATTGCTTCTGATTTGCTAGTTAGTCCTGTACAGGTTAACATTGGAAATGTTGATGAGCTCGTTGCTAACAAAGCAATTACTCAG CATGTTGAAGTTCTGTCGCCAATGGACAAACGCAGGCGCCTAGAACAGATATTGAGATCTCAAGAACCTGGGTCAAAGATAATAATTTTCTGCTCTACAAAGAAAATGTGTGATCAGCTAGCAGGTAATCTGACCCGGCAATTCGGAGCAGCTGCTATTCATGGAGATAAATCTCAGGGCGAGAGGGATTATGTGCTGAATCAGTTTCGCACTGGAAGATCCCCAGTGCTTGTGGCCACTGACGTTGCTGCCCGTGGGCTGGACATTAAGGATATAAG GGTGGTTTTGAACTATGACTTCCCTACAGGAGTTGAGGACTATGTTCACAGAATCGGAAGAACTGGCCGGGCTGGTGCCACTGGTGTGGCATACACTTTCTTTTGTGAGCAGGATGCAAAACATGCTTCAGAGCTTATCAAACTCCTGGAAGGTGCTAGTCAGCGTGTGCCCAGCGAACTCCGTGACATGGCCTCACGTGGTGGTGGAATGGGGAGAACAAGGCGTCAGTGGGGCTCAGGCCCTGGCGGCCGTGATGGAGGTCGCGGTGGCGGGCGTTTCGGTTCTACTCAAAGTGGACGGGATGGGGGAAGAGGTGGTTGGGGAATGCCATCATCCCAAGATAGGGCTGGTGGCCGTGATAG ACATGTCAATGGATTCTCTAACGGATACGATACAAATGGCACTGGAAGCTTCCATCAGAGGAGCTTCCATGAGAACACAATCACTGCTCCAAAGAGTAGAGGCAGAAGTCGTAGCAGAAGCCCCAGAAAGATTTCAGGATGGGGGGAAAAGCCTCGAAGCCGTAGTCGTAGCATGGAGAGATTTCCATCCAAGAGCACTCGGCCCTCTTCTTATGGTAACAAGGATTACAAGTAA